Proteins encoded within one genomic window of Triticum aestivum cultivar Chinese Spring chromosome 2D, IWGSC CS RefSeq v2.1, whole genome shotgun sequence:
- the LOC123049554 gene encoding uncharacterized protein isoform X1 — protein sequence MCPSFLRPQCANCFTMIIWLIRLVWDHLLCILVCIGLLPNGNFKDGPAKSQLNGTVVMGRHSIPNWEISGFVEYIQSGHQQGGMVVAVPEGASAVRLGNDASIRQNIRVTRRAYYSITFSAARTCAQAEKLNVSVAADSGVLPVQTVYSSGGWDSYSWAFRAKHSAVWLAIHNPGAEEDPACGPVIDAIAIKTLQPPTKSKGNMLRNGDFEDGPYIFPDCPWGVLVPPMDEDSCSPLPGWMIMSSTKVVKYVDAPRYRVPHGARAVELVAGREAALVQEVATVAGRSYRLQFYVGDAANGCKESMVVEAYVAAASLKVQYQSQGTGGYRRAMLDFVAVGNLTRVVFQSLHYHMKVDGTLCGPVVDDISLVSVRKRAARRLLM from the exons ATGTGTCCTAGCTTTCTGCGGCCGCAATGTGCGAATTGCTTTACCATGATTATATGGCTAATACGTCTCGTGTGGGATCATCTACTCTGTATTCTTGTGTGCATAGGCCTACTACCCAACGGCAACTTCAAGGACGGGCCAGCCAAGTCCCAGCTGAACGGCACGGTGGTGATGGGGCGCCACTCCATACCCAACTGGGAGATCTCGGGGTTCGTCGAGTACATCCAGTCGGGGCACCAGCAGGGAGGCATGGTGGTGGCGGTGCCGGAGGGCGCCAGCGCCGTGCGCCTGGGCAACGACGCGTCGATCCGGCAGAACATCAGAGTCACGCGGCGTGCCTACTACTCCATCACCTTCAGCGCGGCGCGCACCTGCGCCCAAGCCGAGAAGCTCAACGTGTCCGTCGCCGCGGATTCCGGCGTGCTCCCTGTCCAGACCGTGTACAGCAGCGGCGGCTGGGATTCCTACTCATGGGCCTTCAGGGCCAAGCATAGCGCCGTGTGGCTCGCCATCCACAACCCCGGCGCCGAGGAGGACCCGGCGTGCGGCCCCGTCATCGACGCCATCGCCATCAAGACCCTCCAACCTCCCACGAAATCCAAAG GTAATATGCTGAGGAATGGCGACTTTGAGGATGGGCCGTACATCTTCCCGGACTGCCCGTGGGGGGTTCTGGTGCCGCCGATGGACGAGGACAGCTGCTCGCCGTTGCCGGGATGGATGATCATGTCGAGCACCAAGGTGGTCAAATACGTGGACGCGCCGAGGTACAGGGTGCCGCACGGCGCCCGGGCCGTCGAGCTGGTGGCCGGAAGGGAGGCCGCGCTGGTGCAGGAGGTGGCGACCGTGGCCGGGAGATCGTACAGGCTGCAGTTCTACGTCGGGGACGCGGCCAACGGGTGCAAGGAGTCCATGGTCGTGGAGGCCTATGTGGCGGCGGCGAGCCTGAAAGTCCAGTACCAGTCCCAGGGCACGGGAGGGTACAGGCGCGCCATGCTCGATTTCGTGGCGGTTGGGAACCTCACGCGTGTGGTGTTCCAGAGCCTTCACTACCACATGAAGGTCGACGGCACGCTCTGCGGGCCGGTCGTGGATGACATCTCTCTCGTCAGCGTGCGCAAGCGCGCGGCTCGCCGACTGTTAATGTGA
- the LOC123049554 gene encoding uncharacterized protein isoform X2: MGMAEGMRRRCMTLLVLVGVAARAVSAVTDGLLPNGNFKDGPAKSQLNGTVVMGRHSIPNWEISGFVEYIQSGHQQGGMVVAVPEGASAVRLGNDASIRQNIRVTRRAYYSITFSAARTCAQAEKLNVSVAADSGVLPVQTVYSSGGWDSYSWAFRAKHSAVWLAIHNPGAEEDPACGPVIDAIAIKTLQPPTKSKGNMLRNGDFEDGPYIFPDCPWGVLVPPMDEDSCSPLPGWMIMSSTKVVKYVDAPRYRVPHGARAVELVAGREAALVQEVATVAGRSYRLQFYVGDAANGCKESMVVEAYVAAASLKVQYQSQGTGGYRRAMLDFVAVGNLTRVVFQSLHYHMKVDGTLCGPVVDDISLVSVRKRAARRLLM; the protein is encoded by the exons ATGGGCATGGCGGAGGGGATGCGACGCCGGTGCATGACACTGCTCGTGCTCGTCGGCGTTGCTGCTCGGGCGGTTTCGGCCGTCACGGACG GCCTACTACCCAACGGCAACTTCAAGGACGGGCCAGCCAAGTCCCAGCTGAACGGCACGGTGGTGATGGGGCGCCACTCCATACCCAACTGGGAGATCTCGGGGTTCGTCGAGTACATCCAGTCGGGGCACCAGCAGGGAGGCATGGTGGTGGCGGTGCCGGAGGGCGCCAGCGCCGTGCGCCTGGGCAACGACGCGTCGATCCGGCAGAACATCAGAGTCACGCGGCGTGCCTACTACTCCATCACCTTCAGCGCGGCGCGCACCTGCGCCCAAGCCGAGAAGCTCAACGTGTCCGTCGCCGCGGATTCCGGCGTGCTCCCTGTCCAGACCGTGTACAGCAGCGGCGGCTGGGATTCCTACTCATGGGCCTTCAGGGCCAAGCATAGCGCCGTGTGGCTCGCCATCCACAACCCCGGCGCCGAGGAGGACCCGGCGTGCGGCCCCGTCATCGACGCCATCGCCATCAAGACCCTCCAACCTCCCACGAAATCCAAAG GTAATATGCTGAGGAATGGCGACTTTGAGGATGGGCCGTACATCTTCCCGGACTGCCCGTGGGGGGTTCTGGTGCCGCCGATGGACGAGGACAGCTGCTCGCCGTTGCCGGGATGGATGATCATGTCGAGCACCAAGGTGGTCAAATACGTGGACGCGCCGAGGTACAGGGTGCCGCACGGCGCCCGGGCCGTCGAGCTGGTGGCCGGAAGGGAGGCCGCGCTGGTGCAGGAGGTGGCGACCGTGGCCGGGAGATCGTACAGGCTGCAGTTCTACGTCGGGGACGCGGCCAACGGGTGCAAGGAGTCCATGGTCGTGGAGGCCTATGTGGCGGCGGCGAGCCTGAAAGTCCAGTACCAGTCCCAGGGCACGGGAGGGTACAGGCGCGCCATGCTCGATTTCGTGGCGGTTGGGAACCTCACGCGTGTGGTGTTCCAGAGCCTTCACTACCACATGAAGGTCGACGGCACGCTCTGCGGGCCGGTCGTGGATGACATCTCTCTCGTCAGCGTGCGCAAGCGCGCGGCTCGCCGACTGTTAATGTGA